AGGTCCCGAGCGGATCTCCCTCTCGCGCTAGATGACTACCGGCTAGCAAATGCAAACTGATCGCGGCGAAATCCTCACCGGAGTACGCGGCCTCCGCGCGGCGGGtttgccgcgccgcgccgcgcggtAGTCGTTCTTGGCAGGAAGAAGAAACGGTAAGGTAAGAGGTAAGAGGGTCATAAAGCAGCGCGACTGCTCGCCGTCCGTCCCGTCCTCGAATTTGCACTGTCAGCGGATTTTCTCGTGGTCGCACGTCACGATTATCGCCTCCCGATTACGGCCGGTTTGGAGGAATCGTAGAAGGAATCGAGGCTGGCGTTAAAAGACGACGCTATTGTCGCTGAGTCACTCTTGAATGACGCAGACACTCGGCGTGAGAGAGAAAttgtccctctctctttttcctggTACGCAGTTATTCTATTAAGGTCGCATACATAGTCTCCGCCGGTGGCTCTAGGTGTTTTTTCGACGTGCGATTTTAAGTATATGCTCCCCCCTGTGATTTCACAGTTATTCCGAAGCATAATGGACTTTGGCGTGAGACCCTCGTTGGCAGGCGTGTTTTggaatacgcgcgcgcgtcaaAAATACACGTGATTCTCCGTTCCGGATGGGAGATGCGACGCGAATCGGGAGGATCTCATCAAACGCGTCATCAGAGCGAATATTATCTAaatgtgaaaatttaaaattacaccGCGGGAGACACGCCGCGATTTTTCGCAGTCGAAACGAGCGTGCGCCTTCTTAGAATTGGGGTAAAGTGTGGGCCAACTGTGGGAAAAGCGTCGCGAGAATTTGTCTTACGTTCGTCGgtgaaaaaaaatcacgaATATCTGGAATTTTCGAAAGATCGCCTTTGGACAGCTTAATTACGATGAAATTCATCGTTTGCCGACGAAAGATGTGCCAgcttttaagtttatttatatccGAGTACGATCACCTGGTAAAGTGGCGGCGATTGCCGGCACCGTGGCCATGACCACATAGTAATTCGCGAtcgattagaaaaaaaaaacgcgtctCTTATTCTTGCGACGATGCAAATTCCGTTTTGAATGTCCCGGCAGCTTTGCATCCTGCTGCAGGAACAAAGTTTCTCTCGGGGGAGAAtgagaaatgagaaaaatttcaattacaaagtaaataatgtaaaaatgcaTGATGAGGTCCTAAAAATCGTATaagtatatagaaaaattttcaaactttagatttgaattttattagatttattaataatttccgtgcggtaataataataataaattatttgcatattatGTTAGTTCGTAATTAGTTCATTTGTTATTTTCGGGAAAAAGTCAGTTAAGACATtttgaagaattaatttaatcgacATATAAAATCGGTTTCACCGTTTccgattaatttcttttaatcttccaattaaatttaagaacttaagactggtattattttgttttccatgtttgtttgttttctttttttagaaaaaatctaaattatgtaaaatataacacttacaataaataattacataatttttaaataaaaataatatagaaattaggtaaaataatgattagTTTCGAGTTTTGTCAAGTTTAATCGATCAAGCTAATCGTAGATGACGAAACCGGCTATCAATTGTTtcatacaaatacaaaaactgTGTTCCCTTACAGCGCTTGTAAGCATCACTTGTCCTTGTTGTCCGTGTAATCGTGATAAACAACAAGAATGAAATGATGCTCACTGCGTTGTGAACACCAAATGGAACGCAgccaaaatttaatatcaaagatACTAaggacggaattcatagaccgatcttaagttcAAGAATCGTCTTAAGTCTAGCCACGAGCAGACTTACTtaagacttacttaaccaataaaataacagtatTGACTTCTCAAGATGGATCTTGAGACAAGACcggtctatgaattccgtcctAAGGACCGGTTCGACAAACTCCGATTAACTTTAATCGTTAATTAAAGGCTTGTCAACGTAACAAAATACAATGGTAAACGAGTCAACGATTTAAAGTTAAATCGGAGTTCTGCGCCTAAATTCTACAATAAGAGATTTTGAAACGagcgattttttaaatgtaaatcaaTCGCCGATTACGTTATTAAACGGAGTTTCACCCAAAACATCCCTAATCGCGATCTCACCGTGCATTCGGCATCGTCTCTCGGAGGGTGTCGTTCCGGGGAAAGCGAAGAGCCCCGAGGGTGCGCGCGCTCGGAAAAGCGCGACGCGGGCGCACAACACAACCCGAGATGTCTCGCGACTCGCGAGCgccgtcgcgccgcgccggacACGCTATATCGACGGCGCTACGCTCTTTCGAAAGTGCGCCAGGGGTCGGCGTCCGCTTATACCACGCCGTAGGGCAGGTTGCATAGTGCGCGGAGAGATCGTCGTCGCGAGAGAGGGAAGAGTGTTGTGTGTTtgcatgtgtatgtgtgtgtttgttcGTGTGCTTGCGAGTAGAGTCGTCTCGTCGTCCTTGTTTTGTCGTCTGTCGCGCGCACGATTATCAACGTTCGGACGGACAGGCggggagagaagagagagagagagagagagagaaaaaaaaaacagagagaGGCAGAATTTCAGAATCGCCAAGCGAAAAACTTACCAAGCGAGGACGATCCCCCCCTGGGAATTGGCGTGTATACAACGGCTCGATTCGACCAGTGTGTGTGGCAGGGACGCTGCTCGCCACCGCTGCTTGCTGTTGTTGACGCTGTCGTTAGCTGCTCGTCGAGATCTCTCGCGGGAGTCGGTTGTACCGTGTCGAGGAGCGTGACGACGGCGTATCGTGTCCTCACCGCGGGTGTTctcgttcgcgcgcgcgcgcgctcagcTGACTcctatcatcatcatcatcatcattatcgtcgtcgtcattcCGCGTATACACGTACGTACAGTTTACGCGTCGCGAACGGGCAACGGTGCGGGAACTAAAGGGGCACGCTCCGACATCGATATTCGGTGATCATCGCTGCCACCGCCGTCGCGAGGAATCGCACGTCGATCGCCGAGAAGGAGCAAGAAGAAGAGTCGCACGataaagatagagagagagagagagagagagaaagagaaagaaatcgaGCGTGGAGGTTAGGTCAGCCCCACCGACGTTGACTCGACAGTTTTCCTCACTCGTCGGAGCGCGTCGTCGCGAGGGACGCCTAGGGACTTTGGCGCCGCCACACGCTCGCGCGCGGCCGTCGTACGACACAGCATATACTGAACAGCTGATGCACCACCGACACCGGCGAGATGTCAAATATCGTAAGTACAAGCGCGGCGGCCGGAACGTCTCGAGGATACGCGGATACTCCCGTGCGACCCGGCGAGCGAAAACCACGCTTCCCTTTCTCCTCTCATTTGCGCTCTCGTCCTCGTCGCGACGTGGCCGCGAAAAGAAAATTCCCAGGGAGATCCTACGGTCCGGACCCGTTCCCGCGGGGCCTCTCTTGCTTACGGTGGCCGTCTGGCCTCTGTTTTTTTTCGCCGCTGATTAATCTCGACTGCGAACGAGCGAAGCTCTTGCGACGTCTTTCGAGCCCTCCTCTCTCGTGACTTGACAGTTTCTCggatgtaattatataatttttgtggaGAAATCAAGAACTAGAAATTCCCCCTTGTGCTAGTCTTAATTGTTGCAACACACACGTTTGATGTAGAAACAGATGTACAAAAGCGACTAGAACATTCCTCCCTATCGCTTGgcttttaattagattttatttatacatgatTTTATTTAGCTATGAAGAATCTCATCCTGTATATTACTCAGAAACTCACTTTTGTTAAAGAGATACAAATTTGTCTATTATATGCATTTGTTTACTTTCAGATTCTACGTGTGCAGTCTCCAGAGGGTACAAAACGCATAGAAGTACTACCTTCTGATACAATTTCTCGACTTTATGAAAAGGTATGACTCGCTAGTCTTTGCAAATATTGCATATTGTTGAACAATGTCAGTAATCTCTGATTACTTCTTGTCTAGGTGTATGAAGCCTTTGATTTAAATAGTTTTGGATTTAATCTCTGTAAGCAACGAAGTCAGAAGGAACCACTCACGTCTACACGAAGTAGAACAGTGTCTGGGATTGGTCTTTCTCATGGAGACATACTTTACCTTGTGCCAGCCAATGGCACCCAACTGTGGAGTGCTCCGTCGACCAGTAGTGCCTCCAGTAATACTTCTACAGGTATTTGATTTAATTGGTTTGCACGAATAGTTGGAActgtaacatttaaaacacaGGAATCTTTAATTGAAGTAATAGAATCACTACCATAGTCAATGAACAGATAAGAAATTGAACCAGAGtgttaataaacatataaaattctccagtttcaaataaaaaatgatattgtaAACAGATCTGCATAAAAATTAGGTCTAAAAAGTATTGATTAATTTggaattcattattttaaagtcttattattttttaaaaataaatatttattgatgatTATTCAGTAACTAGTGCAGTGATAGAATTCAAGTAGAGCATGCTATtgctgaatatttaaaatattttaaattaataagcaaATTTATATCTAACTATAAACTGGACATGGAAAATTCTTATGGAATAAATAtgtcgttttttttatttgtcagaTGTCAggtttttatattgttttgtgTGACACAGAATCAGGTCCAATGGACACTGCAAACGGAATTACAAATCGATCGTCTGGTCCTTCGCGTTCTATGTCAAGTGTAGTCGAGAACGACATTGACGAACAATTATGGAAGCTGGATGGCAAGATTCAGCGTAAACGCGATGAGAAACtgtaagtaatttaaataatatgcaaaGATGGTATCAAAGCAggaaagaaaacattttttacagttGTCGGCACGCAGCGAGAGGTTGTTGCGTTCACTGTTCACCTCTCGAACCTTTTGACGAGATCTACCTGaaagaacaaaatatcaaGCATCTATCCTTTCATTCGCATCTCAGGAAACTCACTGCCGGAGTTGATAGGTATGCACGAAATTTGTTGTGAAATGATTATAAACATTACAAGATATTCGACTGTATctcgtatatgtatatatttgtcgTAGGGGCAAGTTTATACAATTAGACGACATAAGCTGCCGTATAAAGACTGGCTGCAAGGACCATCCGCCGTGGCCGCGAGGAATCTGCAGCAAGTGCCAACCGAACTCAATCACTCTGAACCGCCAGACTTATCGGCACGTGGACAACGTCATGTTCGAAAATGCTAGTTTAGTAGAACGTTTTCTTAATTACTGGCGCAGCACTGGGCACCAACGTATCGGCTATCTGTACGGAAGATACGAAGTACATTCGGATGTTCCGCTAGGAATTAGAGCAGTCGTTGCGGCCATATATGAACCACCGCAGGTACACAGCGCTCGTACAATCTCTGACAAATTCTATAAACATACACTTTTGGTTAACGAGTATATTGAGATAACATTCGcggttatttttcttttggtCAGGAAAGTACAAAAGACACGATAAGACTTTTGCCGGACGAGAGGGAAGCGTTAGTCGAAGAATTAGGCCGGACACTTAATCTGAGGAGAGTCGGATGGATTTTCACTGACCTCATAGCTGATGATGTCAAGAAGGGAACGGTAATTTGATACACTTTTATTCCTTGTTTAATTCATTCTTAATACCGGACTTGTACGTGCGGCGATTAactttgtcaattttttattcgatcAGGTCAAACATGTCCGCAATATAGAAAGCCATTTTCTATCCGCTCAAGAGTGCATTATGGCTGGGTACTTTCAAAACCGGTACCCAAACCCCTGCCGTTTCTCGCCTAACGGTTATTTCGGCTCAAAATTTGTAACTGTTTGCGTCACAGGTAAGTCGATCTTACATCGTAACACACATGTTTTGTTTCAACGGTATCaggttgattaaaaattttgttccgTTCGTCACAGATCAATCAGGGCGCAAGTCACATAGGAAAAtaagaacaaattttttgatcAATCTGATACACAATAATAATACactattttcttcaaatattatgaaatCTCTGCTACAAACGCCACGCAACACTAATcattagatatataaatatatctttctttGGAACACACATTACAGGTGATGATAAAAATCAAGTACACATGGAGGGCTATCAGGTGTCCAATCAATGTATGGCGTTAGTACGAGACGGCTGTTTGGTTCCTACAAAAGACGCACCGGAATTGGGCTATGTAATCGAGTCGACTGATAAGCAATACGTTCCGGATGTCTTCTATAAGGTAAGTTCAAACATGTCgactttattttctatattctaTTACGCTTTCTTGAACTTCACTTCGATCtaataatacatgtatatcGAACGAGTGCCTTCGAATTTTTTCACATATGTCTATCGCagcttaatatttattggaatTTACGCAATTCCGTCGCACAACTtaagatatatagatataggatacgaacaaattatataatatatgaaaggAGAAGAATAGTTTATAACTCAAAATCAATTGATTAAAAGTACATTTAAGTTGGGGCAATAAACGTTCACCTCATACatgtataatgaaataataaaattcgttTAAACGATGGTTGCTACGGTGTGATTACCGCGaacctgaaaaaaaaaatcacgatCTTTGCGTTTTCAATGATCACCGCAACTCGAGAGCagggagaatgagagagagaaagaagacagAGAGTGGAAgtaagaaaaaggaaagaggtACGGAGGGAAATAATGGCGAGGTAGAAAGGCGAGGAAAAAACTTGTCCAAGTGTTTACAGCCGCTCAATCGTTTAATCGCACGCGAGGGGCCAGGTAAATCGGTCGGTCGTTAGAATCGATATTACAAGCTATGCGTTGTTACCTCATCacgttcataaaaatatacgtagtttatatatttgtatatatatatatatatatattttttttatatatatatatacgcgcgcgcatagGTATCTCTGTCTGTTTGTGTGTGTTATAAGTGTATTTTGTGTATATGTACGTGTACATAGGTGGGCctgattttttttcactcGCTTCAGTACAATATGTTCTTCTATTCTTCACGATTGCGTCTACGATTTCGTCTATGATTACTAAGAAATACAATTTGTCGGCGTCTTCTTCGTTCAAATCCGAAACGAGAGAATTTGTTCATTCATCCATCCGTTCGAACACACAATCATCTAACCCTCCCAACCCTATTACAGTCGTCGTGTATACAATATTGTACATGTGCAATCGACAGCAGAAATGCCTTCCGGGGTAAAGAGAATTACTCGCGCTGAATTTTCTCTAGATCTTAGCTGGCCAGCCAGCCAACTAGTTGGTCTCTCTTACTTAGAGAAGAGAGTGGGAGAGAAACTCATTGCAAGTTCGGCTTAGCTACACTCGGATAGCATTTCCGCCTTTGATCGTACAGGAGCGAGTTATTTATCCCTAAAGACGACGCACAACGTGACGCGTTTCGGATTGCGTCAATCATCGCGACGTCGATCATCGCGAGAGACGcgttcttcttcttttttttttaatcagctAATCAACAAGTGTTAAAACTTTCAAGTTCAACATCGAATGAGGCTTTTCTTCGAGAAGGCATGTCCGCGACGACGCGAGGGCGTGCAATTTCTGCTTATTACGCGTGAGTGTGCCTTGCTTTGCCTGTACGCGCGTGGAGattacacgcacgcacgtgtgttcgcgagagagacggagagataCGAATCCGCTCCCCGcgtacgcgcgcacgcgtgtgACATTGTATGTAACGATAATAACGCATGGGACTTTCTCATTACGAGGATTCAGACGAGTAGTTATAACGCAGTTACATTACATCGTAGTATTTTCGATATATAGCATCGAGGAATGAttcgtttaatatatatttatatatacgttatatatatCCGCACATTTCTTGTTTCTTTCGTTCGCTTCCCGATTAGACGACACGAGGCTTACGAGTCTACATAGTAGGTATTTAGGCCTTGCATACATTTGCGACGTATTGAGATCTAATCTTAAATACAGATATAATCCATGACGGTGGTTCGCTAGTTCGCAAAGAACGAAAAGGGAAATGGGACTCGAGCCGCAAGTATCCGAGTAAGATTCTTCTTCGcaggacgcgcgcgcgcgatgaatatctctttttttcttgtccCTTTTAGCTCTTTTTCCTCGCACCCCCGGAATGGAACGGAACGACGCGCGATTGCCGTATCCGACGAACCATAAACTGCCCTCCTCCTACCGTGATTAACTATCCTCAATAtatcctctttctctctcggctAAGATATTTCTAAACGAGGGGTTTGCGTTCATGGAATCGCGCGATTCACGACTTTTTAGCAGAAAGTCGCGAAGATcgcaaagaaaataaaagaagaatacaAGAATCGAAAGAGCCGAACGTTTTGCTCGTGCGCAGATTTGTCTCTTTCGTTCCTTTCGTAAATCGATCATACTCGCGTACACGACACACGATTCGGTTGCCTCCGACGACAGTACGCTACACTTCCCAAAATCTACGCGTGCTTTTTTCCCCCTTTTATTCGCTATCTACGATCTCTAAAATATTAGCTGCGCTCGCAGCCGGCCGGAGAACCGTCTGCCGCGATTCGCGCGGTATTTTCTCCATTATATCACGTTCAACGCGCAACACGTGTTCTATGAACTACAACGTCGTAGAAGAGTTAATGCCGATAATAGCCAAAATAAACGTCAGACCTCTCTCTCCCTAAAAACAAATACGTCGTATCAGCTAGAGAAGTCGTATCGATATCACGGTCGATCTCTGAGgtacgtatgtgtgtgtgtgtgtatgtatgtatgtatgatgtgtgtgcgtgtgtgtgtgtatgtatctCGATTATCGTCGTTATTGTTAGCAGAATCTCGTATCGATTCCCAGTCAATAGCAAAATAtggatttttttatctctttttcttctcgcaCACGCccatgttttaaaaatagattcgACATCTTTAGACGCTATTGTTAATagttaatagttaattaagTTGTATGACTCGTACAGAGCGTTTCGAGGATTCGCGGAGGAGCTAATAAACGCGTCGCGACGATGTCCCCGAGCGGACATACGCGCGCGGcggatataataataacaacaataatCGTCTCCCGTCGTCGGACAATTACGTGTAACGCGCGATTTCTTTTtgcataattctttttttttttacgtatagGTTTCTTTCGCAGCCCGCGAACGCGCGAGTCGGGGATACCGTGGCGACTTTCCTCCGGTTCTATCTAGAGCAGGAAAACGTGTTGTATACGGCATTATATATACGGAGTATATACTCATTTCTCGGAGATTAACCCCGCGTTGCAACGAACCGCGCGACAGCGACATCATAAACGTTACAATTTACCGCACTTCGTGATTAGAATATTCTTGGTAGGCTTGCCGGTTTGGTCGCCGAATGTAGATATCTTCTCCACGAGCTCTAATCCCTCGACCACGTGGCCGAAGATGCCGGTGAAGCCGCGCATCTCCTGCAGTATTATGCGAAATTGGGAGCCGACCATGCCAAGGTTGTCGTGCCGCTTTTGCGTCCGCCTCATGCCGACCGCGCCCCTAATCGCCGGGAACTTGGTGTCGTCCGGCATGAAGTAACCGTCCTCGAATATGCTGCGCCCGCCGCGGCCGTTGTTAAGCTCGAAGTCGCCCGTGATGACGGACTCGCCCTCCCAGCACTGGAATATCGTGCATCCTTTGTAACCGACACCGGCTTCTCCCGTTGACAGCACGTCGAAGTTCTTCACCATCTTCGGCGCCGCGTCCGGTCGCACCTCGATCACGATGCGCCCATGCGGCGAGCCGTTCACCTCGATGTTGAAGTAGTACAGGGGATACGAGCTGCCGGGACCCCGCGTCAACGACGCCGTTATCGCGTTGGACGGCGGTTGCGGGGACGAGTGGACGGTCACTAGACTACCGCCGCCGGCGCCACCGGTACCGACTGCGTCAGGCATGAACGTCGACTGTTGCTGCGGATGCAGCATAGCATTGGGCGGTGCAGGCGGTACGGGTTTGATGGACGGTGAACCGGGTGGAATGAGAAGTTGCTGGGGAGCCTGATTGAGCCCACCCGGTCCAcccggtggcggtggcggtggacCCTGATGAACGTGAACGGATGGTGCCTGTTGCGGCGGCGGTGGCATCATACTCGAATGGTGATACTCCATTGAACCGTTCTGCAtgtgttgctgctgctgttgctgttgctgctgcttgCCAATGATGTGATGCGTGTACAACTGCGACATGCAATAATTTGCGA
This DNA window, taken from Monomorium pharaonis isolate MP-MQ-018 chromosome 6, ASM1337386v2, whole genome shotgun sequence, encodes the following:
- the LOC105838227 gene encoding nuclear protein localization protein 4 homolog, translating into MSNIILRVQSPEGTKRIEVLPSDTISRLYEKVYEAFDLNSFGFNLCKQRSQKEPLTSTRSRTVSGIGLSHGDILYLVPANGTQLWSAPSTSSASSNTSTESGPMDTANGITNRSSGPSRSMSSVVENDIDEQLWKLDGKIQRKRDEKLCRHAARGCCVHCSPLEPFDEIYLKEQNIKHLSFHSHLRKLTAGVDRGKFIQLDDISCRIKTGCKDHPPWPRGICSKCQPNSITLNRQTYRHVDNVMFENASLVERFLNYWRSTGHQRIGYLYGRYEVHSDVPLGIRAVVAAIYEPPQESTKDTIRLLPDEREALVEELGRTLNLRRVGWIFTDLIADDVKKGTVKHVRNIESHFLSAQECIMAGYFQNRYPNPCRFSPNGYFGSKFVTVCVTGDDKNQVHMEGYQVSNQCMALVRDGCLVPTKDAPELGYVIESTDKQYVPDVFYKEKDTYGNEVTRLARPLPVEYLLVDVPASTPLTPQFTFFTDDNITPFPVENRQVDGQVQEFNSLCTYMQQFTGDQFLEATSDFHLLLFIAIMDMYPMKDHMLPLLEAIRNKDKQKALEWAQSEHWATVEQLISVTSTSSRPPQAPSFGNSPRTLPSATAEGGAGIGIGTEPIANPPPDQALWTCSHCTFLNAADLAVCEMCNLPREDVEEYDEEMMRELF